The following coding sequences lie in one Montipora foliosa isolate CH-2021 chromosome 11, ASM3666993v2, whole genome shotgun sequence genomic window:
- the LOC137976993 gene encoding uncharacterized protein, whose product MLQTDVPLSMPAAVCVASDDLLLCADDGHRVVYQIQLERNGVTINGKLQKLIGYPEGIHRLESLTLSDSSVVYFAAAKSPHCNGGLYCFDIESSEVTNVLGNMTDNCREIKKVARFKETLVFTDVGGRQLKRYNPTTKEVETLAGDGCEGAQDRTEKSCSFVQVHGVCSVSDSVFTTDAAAGKIKLLTGLSGTTDFLKHLGILYDTFGITCKAATSQPITPEQVIQNLNTVDGYIKATVMNVKETNNLKENSTTNGPQGTVSQKTQTSIELLLNGVKSLVSKVTVVNPSYKDTIDWKTLLTTIVENLHAVSHFKHETFDVLQYATDFGTISKESLKRITNSSRIHLHTTQCHRLGWRSRTYST is encoded by the coding sequence ATGTTGCAAACTGATGTGCCGCTTTCGATGCCTGCAGCTGTGTGTGTGGCCAGCGACGACTTGTTACTGTGTGCTGATGATGGTCACCGAGTTGTTTATCAGATTCAGCTGGAACGGAATGGGGTTACAATAAACGGAAAATTACAGAAACTAATAGGCTATCCAGAGGGCATTCATCGCTTGGAGTCGCTTACACTGTCTGATTCTTCAGTTGTGTACTTCGCTGCGGCAAAAAGTCCCCATTGTAACGGTGGCCTGTACTGTTTTGACATCGAATCCAGCGAGGTAACAAATGTGCTTGGAAACATGACTGACAACTGCAGAGAGATCAAGAAAGTAGCAAGATTCAAGGAAACACTAGTTTTTACAGATGTTGGGGGTCGACAACTAAAGCGATACAATCCAACGACCAAGGAAGTCGAAACTCTTGCTGGAGATGGTTGCGAAGGAGCGCAAGACAGGACTGAAAAAAGCTGCAGCTTCGTTCAAGTGCACGGCGTATGCAGTGTTTCAGATTCAGTTTTTACAACGGATGCCGCGGCAGGGAAAATCAAGCTTTTGACGGGTTTGTCAGGAACAACCGACTTTTTAAAACACCTTGGCATTCTTTATGACACATTTGGTATTACTTGCAAAGCTGCTACCTCTCAGCCAATTACGCCAGAGCAGGTCATTCAGAATCTGAACACAGTAGATGGGTACATCAAAGCTACAGTCATGAATGTCAAGGAAACCAACAACCTCAAGGAGAACTCAACAACGAACGGTCCTCAAGGAACAGTGTCCCAGAAAACACAAACCTCTATTGAGCTTCTACTGAATGGTGTGAAGAGCCTTGTCAGCAAAGTAACAGTTGTTAATCCAAGCTACAAAGATACTATCGACTGGAAAACATTACTAACCACAATAGTAGAGAATTTACACGCCGTTTCGCATTTTAAACATGAGACATTTGATGTTCTTCAATATGCCACAGACTTTGGCACCATATCAAAGGAGTCGTTGAAGCGAATTACGAATTCTTCACGCATCCATCTTCATACTACCCAGTGCCACAGACTGGGATGGCGTTCAAGGACATACAGTACATGA